Proteins encoded by one window of Vanacampus margaritifer isolate UIUO_Vmar chromosome 17, RoL_Vmar_1.0, whole genome shotgun sequence:
- the tbc1d5 gene encoding TBC1 domain family member 5 isoform X2 translates to MQHPNFETRHPLQADEQQETGFDPLNNINKIQSGGSLDSSTHSQSTFPSYRKEWDDLFLHSNYPARIRQAGISGRLRSSRFRSICWKLYLEALPEDKSQWINKTKELRGQYEKIKETHITNPRKAAGQQDLVVNNPLSQDEGSLWNKFFQDKELKGMIKQDVLRTFPEIRYFQDEDVRTKLTDILFCYARENEKLLYKQGMHELLAPIVFVLHCDHQAFQHASETASPSEEMKCLLNPSYLEHDAYALFSLLMETAEPWFSCYEREVRRGKEEMLTSIPFARPQDAGPSVAIVTKVNRIQDQLVKKHDVELHMHLNRLEIAPQIYGIRWVRLLFGREFPLEDLLVVWDALFADSITLDLVDYVFVAMLLYIRDALIASNFQTCLGLLMHYPPLGDINSLLQKALFLRDPRNHPRPVNYQFQQNLDYYKTRGADLMNKTRSSTKAAPLNINKVSSSLLNFGRKLIAPAISSGAGAASPINSDVRPSSSPTAAVPTLPHPLAEPPAAQAPPLTPSHGHSQHYRLLKSESMPVHLGKGQSCRTLSSSPSIENLSVGPRQSSASPPPPLSRGGSDLSASSPPFSAAKKELFFHITRSRSHSKTMSRKETEEDFESQVSFLQGQINDLEAMSKYCAKMMNSHICKIQEVILQEHLEKEDEVLVSLAGLKQIKDILKGALRFNQSQLEAEENEEIQIADNHYTSAAEPAFAGHRDDQQPQVGRPRRGPDGDGSKMADDEEQEEEQTMASHELSRLK, encoded by the exons ATGCAGCACCCCAACTTCGAGACCCGCCACCCGCTCCAGGCCGACGAGCAGCAGGAGACGGGCTTCGACCCGCTCAACAATATCAACAAGATCCAAAGCG GAGGCTCTCTTGACAGCAGCACTCACTCACAGTCAACCTTCCCCTCATACAG GAAAGAATGGGACGACTTATTCCTCCACAGCAATTACCCGGCCAGGATCCGGCAGGCGGGCATCAGCGGTAGACTGAGGAGCAGCCGCTTTCGGAGCATATGCTGGAAG TTGTATCTGGAAGCTCTGCCAGAAGACAAAAGTCAGTGGATCAACAAGACCAAGGAGCTTCGAGGCCAGTATGAAAAGATTAAAGAAACA CACATCACCAACCCTCGCAAGGCTGCAGGCCAACAAGATCTGGTGGTCAATAACCCGTTATCCCAGGACGAGGGG AGCCTGTGGAACAAGTTCTTCCAGGATAAAGAGCTGAAGGGGATGATAAAACAAGACGTATTGAGAAC GTTTCCCGAGATTCGTTACTTCCAGGATGAAGATGTGCGGACCAAGCTGACTGACATTCTCTTCTGCTATGccagagaaaatgaaaaattactTTATAAGCAG GGGATGCacgaattgctggctcccatcGTCTTCGTGCTCCACTGCGACCATCAAGCCTTCCAACACGCCAGTGAGACGGCAAGCCCCAG TGAGGAGATGAAATGCTTGTTGAATCCATCGTACCTTGAGCACGATGCCTA TGCACTCTTCTCTCTACTGATGGAAACGGCAgagccgtggttctcctgctaTGAGAGAGAAGTAAGGAGG GGTAAAGAGGAAATGCTCACCAGCATCCCTTTCGCCCGGCCCCAGGACGCTGGGCCGTCTGTTGCCATAGTTACCAAAGTCAACCGCATCCAAGATCAGCTGGTGAAGAAGCACGACGTGGAGCTGCACATGCATCTCAACCGGCTGGAAATCGCCCCACAAATCTACGGAAT CCGCTGGGTGCGTTTGCTGTTCGGTCGTGAATTTCCACTTGAGGACCTGCTCGTGGTTTGGGACGCGCTATTTGCTGACAGCATCACCCTCGACTTGGTGGATTACGTCTTTGTGGCCATGCTGCTCTACATCCGAGACGCTT TGATCGCAAGCAACTTCCAGACTTGCCTTGGCCTCCTGATGCACTACCCTCCACTCGGCGACATCAACTCCCTGCTACAGAAAGCGCTATTTCTCCGAGATCCCAGG AACCATCCTCGACCTGTCAACTACCAGTTCCAACAGAATCTGGATTACTACAAAACGAGGGGAGCCGACCTGATGAATAAGACACG TTCCAGCACAAAAGCAGCCCCCCTCAACATCAACAAAGTGTCCAGCAGCCTGCTAAACTTCGGGAGGAAGCTCATCGCGCCGGCCATCTCGTCCGGCGCCGGCGCCGCGTCGCCCATCAACAGCGACGTGCGCCCGTCCTCGTCCCCGACCGCCGCCGTGCCCACTTTGCCGCACCCGCTCGCCGAGCCTCCCGCGGCTCAAGCGCCGCCGCTGACCCCGAGCCACGGCCACTCGCAGCACTATCGCCTGTTGAAGTCTGAGAGCATGCCCGTGCATCTCGGCAAAG GCCAAAGCTGCCGGACGCTCAGCTCCTCTCCCAGTATTGAAAACCTCTCGGTCGGGCCACGTCAGTCCTCGGCCTCGCCGCCCCCGCCGCTCTCCAGGGGAGGCAGCGACTTGAGCGCCTCGTCGCCACCCTTCTCGGCCGCCAAGAAAGAGTTGTTTTTCCACATCACTCGCTCGCGTTCCCACAGCAAGACCATGTCCAGGAAGGAGACG GAGGAGGACTTTGAGTCCCAGGTGTCATTTTTGCAGGGGCAGATCAACGACCTGGAGGCCATGAGCAAATATTGTGCTAAGATGATGAACAGCCACATCT GTAAAATTCAGGAAGTGATTCTGCAAGAACACTTGGAAAAAGAGGATGAGGTGCTTGTTTCACTGGCAGGGCTCAAACAG ATCAAAGACATCCTCAAGGGGGCGCTGCGCTTCAACCAGAGCCAGCTGGAGGCCGAGGAGAATGAGGAGATTCAAATCGCGGACAACCACTACACCTCAGCGGCGGAACCCGCTTTCGCCGGGCACCGCGACGATCAGCAACCGCAAGTCGGCAGGCCGAGGCGAGGCCCCGACGGAGACGGCAGCAAGATGGCGGACGacgaggagcaggaggaggagcaaACGATGGCGTCGCACGAG CTGAGTcggctaaaataa
- the tbc1d5 gene encoding TBC1 domain family member 5 isoform X1 produces the protein MQHPNFETRHPLQADEQQETGFDPLNNINKIQSGGSLDSSTHSQSTFPSYRKEWDDLFLHSNYPARIRQAGISGRLRSSRFRSICWKLYLEALPEDKSQWINKTKELRGQYEKIKETHITNPRKAAGQQDLVVNNPLSQDEGSLWNKFFQDKELKGMIKQDVLRTFPEIRYFQDEDVRTKLTDILFCYARENEKLLYKQGMHELLAPIVFVLHCDHQAFQHASETASPSEEMKCLLNPSYLEHDAYALFSLLMETAEPWFSCYEREVRRGKEEMLTSIPFARPQDAGPSVAIVTKVNRIQDQLVKKHDVELHMHLNRLEIAPQIYGIRWVRLLFGREFPLEDLLVVWDALFADSITLDLVDYVFVAMLLYIRDALIASNFQTCLGLLMHYPPLGDINSLLQKALFLRDPRNHPRPVNYQFQQNLDYYKTRGADLMNKTRSSTKAAPLNINKVSSSLLNFGRKLIAPAISSGAGAASPINSDVRPSSSPTAAVPTLPHPLAEPPAAQAPPLTPSHGHSQHYRLLKSESMPVHLGKGQSCRTLSSSPSIENLSVGPRQSSASPPPPLSRGGSDLSASSPPFSAAKKELFFHITRSRSHSKTMSRKETEEDFESQVSFLQGQINDLEAMSKYCAKMMNSHICKIQEVILQEHLEKEDEVLVSLAGLKQIKDILKGALRFNQSQLEAEENEEIQIADNHYTSAAEPAFAGHRDDQQPQVGRPRRGPDGDGSKMADDEEQEEEQTMASHEVQSSMGSEAKNWEDYILVSQEGDLQGADGGRTASKRTPPIRRGRGMVRMEPEGAAGTFNDPLTGSSASGSFSPDDGSTTSKDSDFTIVNPSDF, from the exons ATGCAGCACCCCAACTTCGAGACCCGCCACCCGCTCCAGGCCGACGAGCAGCAGGAGACGGGCTTCGACCCGCTCAACAATATCAACAAGATCCAAAGCG GAGGCTCTCTTGACAGCAGCACTCACTCACAGTCAACCTTCCCCTCATACAG GAAAGAATGGGACGACTTATTCCTCCACAGCAATTACCCGGCCAGGATCCGGCAGGCGGGCATCAGCGGTAGACTGAGGAGCAGCCGCTTTCGGAGCATATGCTGGAAG TTGTATCTGGAAGCTCTGCCAGAAGACAAAAGTCAGTGGATCAACAAGACCAAGGAGCTTCGAGGCCAGTATGAAAAGATTAAAGAAACA CACATCACCAACCCTCGCAAGGCTGCAGGCCAACAAGATCTGGTGGTCAATAACCCGTTATCCCAGGACGAGGGG AGCCTGTGGAACAAGTTCTTCCAGGATAAAGAGCTGAAGGGGATGATAAAACAAGACGTATTGAGAAC GTTTCCCGAGATTCGTTACTTCCAGGATGAAGATGTGCGGACCAAGCTGACTGACATTCTCTTCTGCTATGccagagaaaatgaaaaattactTTATAAGCAG GGGATGCacgaattgctggctcccatcGTCTTCGTGCTCCACTGCGACCATCAAGCCTTCCAACACGCCAGTGAGACGGCAAGCCCCAG TGAGGAGATGAAATGCTTGTTGAATCCATCGTACCTTGAGCACGATGCCTA TGCACTCTTCTCTCTACTGATGGAAACGGCAgagccgtggttctcctgctaTGAGAGAGAAGTAAGGAGG GGTAAAGAGGAAATGCTCACCAGCATCCCTTTCGCCCGGCCCCAGGACGCTGGGCCGTCTGTTGCCATAGTTACCAAAGTCAACCGCATCCAAGATCAGCTGGTGAAGAAGCACGACGTGGAGCTGCACATGCATCTCAACCGGCTGGAAATCGCCCCACAAATCTACGGAAT CCGCTGGGTGCGTTTGCTGTTCGGTCGTGAATTTCCACTTGAGGACCTGCTCGTGGTTTGGGACGCGCTATTTGCTGACAGCATCACCCTCGACTTGGTGGATTACGTCTTTGTGGCCATGCTGCTCTACATCCGAGACGCTT TGATCGCAAGCAACTTCCAGACTTGCCTTGGCCTCCTGATGCACTACCCTCCACTCGGCGACATCAACTCCCTGCTACAGAAAGCGCTATTTCTCCGAGATCCCAGG AACCATCCTCGACCTGTCAACTACCAGTTCCAACAGAATCTGGATTACTACAAAACGAGGGGAGCCGACCTGATGAATAAGACACG TTCCAGCACAAAAGCAGCCCCCCTCAACATCAACAAAGTGTCCAGCAGCCTGCTAAACTTCGGGAGGAAGCTCATCGCGCCGGCCATCTCGTCCGGCGCCGGCGCCGCGTCGCCCATCAACAGCGACGTGCGCCCGTCCTCGTCCCCGACCGCCGCCGTGCCCACTTTGCCGCACCCGCTCGCCGAGCCTCCCGCGGCTCAAGCGCCGCCGCTGACCCCGAGCCACGGCCACTCGCAGCACTATCGCCTGTTGAAGTCTGAGAGCATGCCCGTGCATCTCGGCAAAG GCCAAAGCTGCCGGACGCTCAGCTCCTCTCCCAGTATTGAAAACCTCTCGGTCGGGCCACGTCAGTCCTCGGCCTCGCCGCCCCCGCCGCTCTCCAGGGGAGGCAGCGACTTGAGCGCCTCGTCGCCACCCTTCTCGGCCGCCAAGAAAGAGTTGTTTTTCCACATCACTCGCTCGCGTTCCCACAGCAAGACCATGTCCAGGAAGGAGACG GAGGAGGACTTTGAGTCCCAGGTGTCATTTTTGCAGGGGCAGATCAACGACCTGGAGGCCATGAGCAAATATTGTGCTAAGATGATGAACAGCCACATCT GTAAAATTCAGGAAGTGATTCTGCAAGAACACTTGGAAAAAGAGGATGAGGTGCTTGTTTCACTGGCAGGGCTCAAACAG ATCAAAGACATCCTCAAGGGGGCGCTGCGCTTCAACCAGAGCCAGCTGGAGGCCGAGGAGAATGAGGAGATTCAAATCGCGGACAACCACTACACCTCAGCGGCGGAACCCGCTTTCGCCGGGCACCGCGACGATCAGCAACCGCAAGTCGGCAGGCCGAGGCGAGGCCCCGACGGAGACGGCAGCAAGATGGCGGACGacgaggagcaggaggaggagcaaACGATGGCGTCGCACGAG GTGCAGTCTTCCATGGGCTCGGAAGCTAAGAACTGGGAAGACTACATCCTCGTCTCCCAGGAAGGAGACCTGCAGGGCGCGGACGGAGGCAGGACCGCGTCTAAGCGCACCCCTCCCATCAGGCGAGGCCGCGGCATGGTGCGCATGGAGCCCGAAGGAGCCGCCGGGACCTTCAACGACCCCCTGACGGGATCCAGCGCCTCGGGCTCGTTCAGCCCGGACGACGGCTCCACCACCAGCAAGGACTCGGACTTCACCATCGTCAACCCAAGCGATTTTTGA